In the Candidatus Saccharibacteria bacterium oral taxon 488 genome, one interval contains:
- a CDS encoding ROK family protein, with product MIIAIDTGGTKTLVGRFTDNGTLETTTRFATPTDITAYIKQVVDTITVIAEGAPVTDISIGLPGTVTDGVATYCINLGWCEVPIRDLLAEHFPDAQIILENDANLAGLASIRRLEPQPACGLYVTVGTGIGTSIILNGALHPSLRSSEAGHMQIAYQSTIDSWENLASGRALSQQFGELSDATPPEAWFEAAKRLSLGLQALIAAIQPNVIVIGGGVGRYTDKFSASLAGLITEKLPSFITCPHIVGAAHPEESVLYGCYDNAIAHR from the coding sequence ATGATTATTGCGATTGATACTGGAGGCACAAAAACATTAGTCGGACGATTTACCGACAACGGTACACTAGAAACAACAACTCGGTTTGCCACCCCAACAGACATTACGGCGTATATCAAACAGGTCGTTGACACCATCACCGTGATCGCCGAGGGCGCACCTGTTACAGACATCTCGATCGGCCTACCCGGTACCGTCACTGACGGTGTCGCTACATATTGCATTAACCTCGGCTGGTGCGAGGTGCCCATCCGCGACCTCCTGGCCGAGCACTTTCCCGACGCCCAAATCATCCTCGAAAATGATGCCAACCTCGCCGGCCTCGCCAGCATACGTCGCCTTGAACCACAACCAGCCTGCGGCCTCTATGTCACTGTCGGCACAGGCATCGGCACCAGCATTATCCTTAACGGCGCACTCCACCCCAGCCTACGTAGCAGCGAAGCCGGTCATATGCAAATCGCGTATCAGTCAACCATCGATTCGTGGGAAAACCTCGCTTCCGGACGAGCGCTCAGTCAACAGTTTGGTGAATTATCGGACGCAACACCGCCCGAAGCTTGGTTTGAGGCTGCCAAGAGACTCAGCCTAGGACTGCAGGCACTGATCGCTGCTATTCAGCCAAACGTTATCGTTATCGGCGGCGGTGTCGGCCGCTACACTGACAAATTCTCTGCGTCACTAGCCGGACTTATCACCGAGAAACTACCGTCATTCATCACCTGCCCGCACATCGTTGGTGCAGCACACCCCGAGGAGTCTGTACTCTATGGTTGCTACGATAACGCTATCGCCCATCGTTAA
- the pyrD gene encoding dihydroorotate dehydrogenase (quinone), with translation MYKHVIKPLLFLLTPDFTHKLIVFCGRVAQALPPVRWAIRKSWSFQDKSLRQEVGGITFCNPIGLSAGFDKNVQLSPLMEDVGFGFASGGSVTLEPRKGNRRPWFHRLPRTKSVVVYAGMPNYGLRKISRYIRRNRRRLDNMPTVVSVAVVANKTTRERMGTRLTKEAIIDDVKKATEYISDNKLASVVEINISCPNAGKEPFIEAEPLDALLTALDSVPRDVPFWVKMPHLYDIKQFDSLLKVIVRHNIQGVTVANLVKDRSKIDIKDPLTDEIRGGLSGEPAREHSLELIRHAYKKYGDRLTIIGVGGVFSAEDAYAKIKAGASLVGLITGLFFEGPQLIGRINRELAELLKKDGFSHISEAVGADFRSEPKKTKKL, from the coding sequence ATGTATAAGCATGTTATCAAACCGTTATTATTTTTGCTAACGCCAGACTTTACGCATAAGCTGATTGTTTTCTGTGGTCGTGTGGCACAGGCGTTGCCGCCTGTTCGGTGGGCCATTCGTAAGTCATGGAGTTTTCAGGATAAGTCGCTCCGACAGGAGGTGGGCGGCATTACTTTTTGTAATCCGATTGGCTTATCGGCAGGATTTGATAAAAATGTCCAGCTGTCGCCGCTGATGGAGGATGTTGGCTTTGGGTTTGCTTCGGGCGGGTCGGTGACGCTAGAGCCGAGGAAAGGGAATCGGCGGCCATGGTTTCATCGTTTGCCGAGGACAAAGTCGGTGGTGGTGTATGCCGGTATGCCAAATTATGGTCTCAGAAAGATTAGCAGATATATTCGTCGTAATCGACGGCGGTTGGATAACATGCCAACAGTTGTGTCGGTGGCAGTCGTAGCAAATAAAACAACACGTGAGCGTATGGGTACTCGACTAACGAAGGAAGCGATTATTGACGATGTGAAAAAAGCAACAGAATATATTAGTGACAACAAATTGGCGAGTGTTGTAGAAATTAATATATCCTGCCCCAACGCCGGTAAGGAGCCGTTTATTGAGGCAGAGCCGCTTGATGCATTATTAACAGCACTTGACAGCGTGCCGCGCGATGTGCCGTTTTGGGTGAAAATGCCGCATTTGTACGATATAAAACAATTCGATTCACTGCTGAAAGTTATTGTTCGGCATAATATTCAGGGCGTAACGGTGGCTAATCTGGTGAAAGACCGTAGTAAAATTGACATCAAAGATCCTCTGACTGATGAAATCCGCGGCGGATTGAGCGGCGAGCCGGCGCGCGAGCATAGTTTGGAGCTGATTCGTCACGCGTATAAGAAATATGGCGACCGGTTGACGATCATTGGCGTCGGCGGGGTGTTTTCGGCTGAGGATGCGTATGCCAAAATTAAGGCTGGCGCCAGCCTGGTGGGGCTGATTACCGGGCTGTTTTTTGAGGGTCCGCAGCTAATCGGGCGGATCAATCGCGAGCTAGCGGAGCTATTGAAAAAGGATGGTTTTTCCCACATTTCTGAGGCAGTTGGTGCGGATTTTCGCAGCGAGCCAAAAAAGACAAAAAAACTTTGA
- a CDS encoding divergent PAP2 family protein, with product MQYILIPGIAWFVAQSSKHLARLFGRNRRVTQSNPRSPVLFSGGMPSAHSATVVSLALTIGYYQGWESPLFGLAAWFAAIVLYDAVMVRFSSGQQGDLLNRVVRKDYPKLSTIRVAHGHTLPEMLVGAAVGAIVTFVVIFATK from the coding sequence ATGCAATACATCCTGATACCGGGCATCGCGTGGTTTGTAGCGCAGTCATCAAAGCATCTGGCCCGGCTGTTTGGCCGCAATCGTCGAGTTACGCAGTCGAACCCCCGTTCGCCAGTATTATTTTCGGGTGGTATGCCGAGCGCTCACAGTGCAACGGTGGTGTCGCTTGCGCTGACTATCGGCTACTACCAGGGATGGGAGAGTCCGCTGTTTGGCCTAGCTGCGTGGTTCGCGGCGATCGTATTGTATGATGCGGTGATGGTGCGGTTCTCCTCTGGACAGCAAGGTGACTTGCTCAATAGAGTGGTGCGAAAAGATTATCCAAAACTGTCGACGATTAGGGTGGCGCATGGTCATACACTGCCAGAAATGCTTGTCGGGGCGGCCGTGGGCGCGATTGTAACATTTGTTGTAATTTTCGCTACAAAATAA